Proteins encoded together in one Rana temporaria chromosome 6, aRanTem1.1, whole genome shotgun sequence window:
- the LOC120942716 gene encoding uncharacterized protein LOC120942716 translates to MLKINQTSSKPKKPDSKAQTTPPGNINSFKKRNKRKNSEKERKKETPSPKDVGPSKFTETFGECIKIKTAYDTAQKSTSESQQRHKSTKSTQEDYKQSKTYPKAKHQKQQPEFGKSNFHHQDKSECRVSKASKSHPEPRPPMESSQQSLFSTEVPKKISKPARSDVIMSSNPASPVLIDGDEFSTESESENTAVRPGKKILKDKKRIRNRKFTFHENLVLIENLVPHFHKLLGNRAAATESAWKNTIWKQIADAVTSVGVSPRSADHVRKRYQDIRLLLRRKIADENKSRKATGGGPEKKTLYHQYEELLRPYIDLDSIVGIKAGFDTSRHHENEQHNAAQHTYRQQKLSFMAKLTELLEAHLPSPGEQSHNARNLTSSNHSSFVCESIIENDANDNFTIQDM, encoded by the exons ATGCTAAAGATAAATCAGACATCATCGAAGCCAAAGAAACCTGATTCCAAGGCACAGACCACTCCTCCT GGGAATATTAACTCAtttaaaaaacgaaataaaagaaaaaattcagaaaagGAGCGCAAAAAGGAGACACCATCACCCAAGGATGTGGGTCCATCCAAATTTACGGAAACATTTGGGGAATGTATTAAG ATCAAAACTGCGTATGATACCGCACAAAAATCAACATCAGAATCACAACAAAGACACAAATCAACAAAATCGACTCAAGAAGATTACAAGCAATCCAAAACATACCCAAAAGCTAAGCACCAAAAGCAGCAGCCTGAGTTTGGCAAGAGCAATTTCCACCATCAAGACAAATCTGAATGTAGAGTTAGTAAAGCAAGCAAGTCCCATCCAGAACCTAGACCACCCATGGAATCATCTCAGCAATCACTATTCTCTACTGAAGTGCCAAAAAAGATCTCCAAGCCAGCAAGGTCAGATGTCATCATGTCATCTAATCCTGCCTCGCCAGTGTTAATAGACGGAGATGAATTTTCGACAGAGAGTGAATCTGAGAATACAGCAGTTCGTCCAGGCAAAAAAATCCTTAAGGATAAAAAGCGAATCCGAAATCGAAAATTCACATTCCATGAAAACCTAGTCTTAATTGAGAAccttgttccacattttcacaagcTCCTTGGAAACAGAGCAGCTGCTACGGAGTCAGCATGGAAAAACACAATCTGGAAGCAAATTGCAGATGCAGTTACGAGTGTGGGTGTCTCTCCACGATCAGCAGATCACGTACGTAAGCGGTACCAGGACATTCGGCTTCTACTAAGGCGCAAGATTGCGGATGAAAACAAGAGCAG AAAAGCAACAGGGGGTGGCCCTGAGAAGAAAACACTTTACCACCAGTATGAAGAGTTACTGCGTCCATACATAGATCTAGATTCCATTGTTGGCATCAAGGCTGGTTTTGATACCTCGAGGCACCATGAAAATG AGCAACATAATGCAGCTCAACACACCTATCGCCAGCAGAAGCTCTCCTTTATGGCCAAACTAACTGAACTCTTAGAAGCACATCTGCCATCTCCTGGTGAGCAATCTCATAATGCTCGGAATCTaaccagcagcaaccacagcagtTTTGTATGTGAAAGTATTATCGAAAATGATGCTAATGATAATTTTACTATTCAGGATATGTAA